In a genomic window of Virgibacillus sp. SK37:
- a CDS encoding M4 family metallopeptidase gives MKKKYLASAVLSTALLVGSGSISDVLANPHTSTNQTQAQSQKFWNKNASVPVFVKEKFSEKHPSSNAANAMKYLKKNEKKHGVKDPEKNLKVKDIQKDDLGMTHVRFNQTKDGVPVEGAEVIVHFNKQNEVVSMNGHRNKAAAKASVDTKAAISAKQALRKAKDATNAPNELAYEPTKELVVYPFEGENTLTYKVNLTFLGDEPGNWFVFVDANTGNVIDKYNALLHADEVKRKAHNSVGTGVHGELRKLHTTKVKQPKEGAKFVLSDESHEGLEGIYTFDYNTRELAENKSASWKSDYLSPAVDAHYNSETVYDYYLSEHDRNSLDDNGMAIVSNVHFGENYNNAFWDGRQMTYGDGDGEFMVPLSAGLDVAAHEMTHGVITHSAGLHYRFESGALNESFADVFGALIDEDDWEMGEDIMAPAAKADGRTALRSLSNPRKFPVSDARAPYGNGYYPEHMDDFYEMPIWVDNGGVHVNSSITNHAAYLIGEQIGKKKLGQIYYRALTVYLTPTSNFSDARKAIVQSADDIYGENSNEKKAVESGFDQVGIY, from the coding sequence TTGAAGAAAAAGTATTTAGCTTCAGCTGTTCTATCGACGGCATTATTGGTAGGTTCGGGTTCTATTAGTGATGTGCTGGCAAATCCGCATACTTCTACCAATCAAACGCAAGCTCAATCACAGAAGTTTTGGAATAAGAATGCCAGTGTTCCGGTTTTTGTAAAGGAGAAGTTTTCTGAAAAGCATCCGAGCAGTAATGCGGCGAATGCGATGAAGTATTTAAAAAAGAATGAGAAGAAGCATGGGGTGAAGGATCCGGAAAAGAATTTAAAAGTAAAGGATATCCAAAAAGATGATTTAGGTATGACCCATGTCCGTTTTAACCAAACAAAAGACGGAGTTCCTGTAGAGGGGGCAGAAGTGATTGTCCATTTTAATAAGCAAAATGAGGTTGTATCCATGAATGGTCATCGAAATAAGGCGGCTGCGAAGGCGTCAGTTGATACGAAAGCAGCAATTAGTGCCAAGCAAGCACTCCGGAAGGCGAAGGATGCTACGAACGCTCCGAATGAACTGGCATATGAGCCAACAAAGGAGCTTGTCGTCTATCCGTTTGAAGGTGAAAATACACTTACTTATAAGGTGAATTTGACGTTTCTTGGGGACGAGCCTGGTAATTGGTTCGTTTTTGTTGATGCCAATACAGGGAATGTCATTGATAAATATAATGCGTTGCTACACGCGGATGAGGTGAAGCGTAAGGCGCATAATAGTGTGGGAACGGGTGTGCATGGTGAGTTGAGGAAGCTACATACAACCAAGGTCAAACAACCAAAAGAAGGTGCAAAGTTCGTTTTATCAGATGAGTCACATGAAGGCTTGGAAGGGATTTATACATTTGATTATAATACACGTGAGCTTGCTGAAAATAAAAGTGCCTCCTGGAAAAGTGACTATCTCAGTCCTGCTGTAGATGCCCACTATAACTCAGAAACAGTGTATGATTATTATTTGAGTGAACATGACCGTAATTCGCTTGATGATAATGGGATGGCAATTGTATCTAATGTTCACTTTGGGGAAAATTACAATAATGCATTCTGGGATGGCCGTCAGATGACCTATGGCGATGGAGATGGTGAGTTCATGGTACCACTATCCGCCGGACTTGATGTAGCTGCCCATGAAATGACTCATGGAGTGATTACCCATTCAGCGGGATTACATTATCGCTTCGAGTCGGGCGCGTTGAATGAGTCGTTTGCCGACGTATTCGGAGCTTTGATTGATGAAGATGATTGGGAAATGGGGGAGGATATTATGGCGCCGGCAGCCAAAGCCGATGGCAGAACGGCTTTGCGCAGCTTGAGCAATCCAAGGAAATTCCCTGTTTCTGATGCAAGAGCGCCATATGGAAATGGCTACTATCCAGAGCATATGGACGATTTTTATGAAATGCCAATATGGGTAGATAATGGTGGTGTGCATGTTAATTCGTCTATTACCAACCATGCTGCTTATCTGATCGGGGAGCAAATCGGTAAGAAAAAACTTGGGCAAATTTATTATCGTGCACTAACCGTATATTTAACGCCAACATCCAATTTTAGTGATGCAAGAAAAGCCATTGTACAATCAGCAGATGATATCTATGGGGAAAATAGTAATGAAAAGAAAGCAGTCGAAAGCGGCTTCGATCAAGTAGGAATCTATTAA
- a CDS encoding nuclease-related domain-containing protein, with the protein MKLNTRTKPTSLKKYEALLQRLRPNHPNLMEVESKAAREMHGYEGEKLVDYHTDFLTEDFTVVHQLTLKLRGKLFQMDTVVIGENGIYLVEIKNNKGVVTFNTTLKQFSRENGEKEIGYRYPITQVELQKLKLEHWLQQQGYPAVPIYPLIAISKPSTIIKVSGDEEEVARKVHHAEYIPKEILDLDRMNASDIKLPHEKIGRLLLRASSEYNANILQEHGVLLSDLLPGIYCSYCNRLGMERGHNTWMCNHCQKKDQKAHLQALADYFLLVGPSISNSQAQYWLQHNEKSSITRMLRGAGLYHDRRNRKWWWRR; encoded by the coding sequence ATGAAACTAAATACTCGAACAAAGCCAACTTCTTTAAAGAAATATGAAGCACTCCTACAACGGCTCCGCCCAAATCATCCAAATTTAATGGAAGTCGAATCGAAAGCAGCACGAGAAATGCACGGTTATGAAGGGGAGAAATTAGTAGATTATCATACGGATTTTCTGACAGAAGATTTTACTGTTGTTCATCAACTTACTTTGAAATTACGAGGCAAACTTTTTCAAATGGATACAGTGGTGATTGGTGAAAATGGCATCTACCTTGTTGAAATCAAAAATAATAAAGGGGTTGTTACTTTTAACACAACATTAAAGCAATTTTCCCGGGAGAATGGCGAAAAGGAAATTGGTTATCGCTATCCCATTACGCAGGTGGAGCTTCAGAAGTTGAAGCTGGAACATTGGTTGCAGCAGCAAGGTTACCCAGCAGTACCGATTTATCCGCTTATTGCAATCAGTAAACCGAGCACCATCATTAAAGTCAGTGGTGATGAGGAGGAGGTTGCGCGAAAAGTTCATCATGCTGAGTATATCCCGAAAGAAATTTTGGATTTAGACAGAATGAATGCAAGCGATATAAAACTTCCCCATGAAAAAATAGGACGGCTTTTGCTACGTGCCTCCAGTGAATATAATGCTAACATTCTCCAAGAACATGGTGTTCTCCTGTCTGATCTATTGCCTGGGATATACTGCTCCTATTGCAACAGGTTAGGAATGGAGCGAGGACACAACACATGGATGTGCAATCACTGTCAGAAAAAAGATCAAAAAGCACATCTGCAAGCACTGGCTGATTATTTCCTGTTAGTTGGCCCATCTATTTCAAATTCTCAAGCTCAATACTGGTTACAGCATAATGAAAAAAGTTCAATCACTAGAATGCTCAGGGGAGCAGGGCTCTATCACGATCGCCGCAACCGAAAATGGTGGTGGAGAAGGTGA